GCTGTACGTCAACGGCGAACCTGCCTCGGCGGTGGAGGTGCTGCTCGGCGCGAAGAGCCTGACCGAGATCGTCGACGTGCTCGATGCCAAGAACCGGATCGCCTCGCAGGACAGTCGTATCGCGCGCGACCTGCGGAGCTATCGCGAACGGGTCGCGCTGCGCCGGCAGCAGCTGGCGAAGGCACGGGCGCAGCAGGCCGAGATCGTGCGCCGGCGAGCCGCCGAGAAGGCTGCGATCGAGTCGAAGCTCGCCGAGCGCAAGCGCCTCCTCGCGTCCGTCCAGGGCGAGGTGCGGCGCCTTCTTGCGCAGGAGCGCGTCCGCCAGGCGGAGCTCCGGCGCCAGGCGGAGATCCGGCTCGCACAGGAGCAGGCGGCTGCCGCCGCGGCCGCGCGCCAGGCTGCCGCCGCGCAGGCGCGTGCCAACGCCGAGGCGGGGGCGAACGAGGTCGCGCCCCAAGCGGCAGCCGACGCGGTGCCCCCTGGCGGCGCTGCGGCCGCCCCCGACGCGCAGATCCCGGCGCCCCCGCCCGCCGACGCCGGCAAGGGCGCCCAGGTCGTCGCGATCGCGATGCAGTACCTCGGCGTCAAGTACGTGTGGGGGGCGGCATCGCCCTCGGTCGGGTTCGACTGCTCGGGCCTCACCATGTACGTGTTCAACCAGGTCGGCGTCTCGCTGCCGCACTACGCGGCCGCCCAATACGCCATGGGCGTTCCCGTCTCGAAGGCCGATCTGCAGCCGGGCGACCTCGTCTTCTTTCGCGGCCTCGGGCACATGGGCATCTACATCGGTGGTGGGA
This genomic interval from Gaiella occulta contains the following:
- a CDS encoding C40 family peptidase, with protein sequence MAHVQPSGKFRTAHVGSWAFLAAVALAGVLAALLGAAGASANPSIREKRAQAQAILQQVQELDGEVGAAAERWNGANYRLGQLSRDLRSARADLLRAQEGVKVSQARIGARLRELYVNGEPASAVEVLLGAKSLTEIVDVLDAKNRIASQDSRIARDLRSYRERVALRRQQLAKARAQQAEIVRRRAAEKAAIESKLAERKRLLASVQGEVRRLLAQERVRQAELRRQAEIRLAQEQAAAAAAARQAAAAQARANAEAGANEVAPQAAADAVPPGGAAAAPDAQIPAPPPADAGKGAQVVAIAMQYLGVKYVWGAASPSVGFDCSGLTMYVFNQVGVSLPHYAAAQYAMGVPVSKADLQPGDLVFFRGLGHMGIYIGGGNMIHAPHTGDVVKITPLSDPYYVANWVGARRVL